Proteins encoded in a region of the Paenibacillus pedocola genome:
- a CDS encoding acyl-[acyl-carrier-protein] thioesterase translates to MDTSLDNVNEYVEERKVMDKQSNLLWTEDFTVHASDTDFQSRGKLSFLLDIMQRAADSAVGSLGLSIDKMLEARMGWMVITLIVDIHRLPYPNEILKVHTWSKGNKGALWQRDYRIFDENSVEIAAARSIWALVDIDKRKILRPSALPIAVEPYLEDSVGSLPDKVRIPADVPMEEAYRYQVRYSGLDNNGHLNNVRYVDLCCDALTLEEWEESRLTGLQITYAQEAKYGEDFSIMRSSLTEEGIYVRGQGEDRVFFEACLRFGQ, encoded by the coding sequence GTGGATACTTCACTGGATAATGTGAATGAATACGTAGAGGAGCGTAAAGTTATGGACAAGCAGAGTAATCTTTTGTGGACAGAGGATTTTACGGTACATGCTAGTGACACTGACTTTCAGTCCAGAGGCAAGCTTTCCTTTCTTCTGGATATTATGCAGCGTGCTGCGGATTCAGCTGTAGGCAGTCTGGGGTTAAGTATAGATAAAATGCTTGAGGCAAGAATGGGCTGGATGGTTATTACGCTTATTGTGGATATTCACCGTTTGCCTTACCCAAACGAAATTCTTAAAGTACATACATGGAGCAAGGGGAACAAGGGAGCACTCTGGCAGCGTGATTATAGGATTTTTGACGAGAATAGCGTAGAAATTGCGGCGGCGCGCTCGATCTGGGCTCTTGTGGACATTGATAAACGAAAGATTCTCCGGCCGTCTGCCTTGCCGATAGCAGTAGAGCCCTATCTTGAGGATTCTGTAGGGAGTCTGCCGGATAAAGTGAGGATTCCCGCTGATGTTCCTATGGAGGAAGCTTATCGTTATCAGGTTAGGTATAGCGGACTCGACAATAATGGACACCTTAACAATGTACGGTATGTAGATTTATGCTGTGATGCCCTCACTTTAGAGGAATGGGAAGAGTCGAGGCTAACCGGCCTTCAGATAACTTATGCACAGGAAGCGAAGTATGGTGAGGATTTTAGTATTATGCGGTCTTCCCTTACTGAAGAGGGCATTTATGTACGGGGCCAAGGCGAGGATCGGGTATTTTTTGAGGCTTGTCTGAGGTTTGGACAATAG
- a CDS encoding DNA topoisomerase III yields MKVLVLAEKPSVAREIARVMGCGNKQKSYIEGPKYVVTWALGHLVGLAEPEDYNQKFAAWALEDLPILPEKAKLKVLRETSQQYKAVQQLMKRQDIEELIVATDAAREGELLARWIMNMAGWKKPFRRLWISSQTDKAIKEGFTSLRPGRDFDRLYESARCRAEADWMIGLNVTRALTCKFGAPLSAGRVQTPTLGMIMDRENEITGFRSQEYEQLTADFGSFQAGWRAPGGDGRIFEKEKAIALKDKLTGSTGRITKVQKSEKIEPHPLAYDLTELQRDANRKFGFSAKQTSSVLQRLYEQHKLVTYPRTDSRYLTSDMTGTLKERLDSVAVGPYAALARPLLRKPLPITKRIVDDSKVSDHHAIIPTEQTVLLNLLSAEERKLYDLIVRRFISLFYPPARYDAVAVTVTVEGESFHVKGTTVKDAGWREVYGGDMSSDEDEENTAEEPAASTVKLPELREGETVKVQRCNIRPGRTQPPKCYNEASLLTQMEKHGLGTPATRADIIEKLVSSDTIERQGNLLHPTGKGKQLIGLVSAQLRTPELTARWEAELEKIARGQGKPEPFLQGIRSMAQELVSGVKSSGAEYKPHNVSSSHCPECGTRMLEKKTKRGKLLVCPADGCGYTRAGEKKLSNRRCPQCHKKMELKEGKAGLYVQCLGCGITETMDKDHKHINKREQQKLVQQYSKPESVGSNLGDLLKAAMEAKAKGE; encoded by the coding sequence ATGAAAGTATTAGTGCTTGCGGAGAAGCCTTCGGTTGCGCGCGAGATTGCGCGGGTGATGGGCTGCGGGAATAAACAGAAGAGTTACATTGAAGGTCCTAAATATGTCGTAACCTGGGCGCTGGGGCATCTGGTCGGCCTGGCTGAGCCGGAGGATTATAATCAAAAATTTGCTGCCTGGGCATTGGAAGACTTACCTATTCTGCCGGAAAAAGCCAAGCTGAAGGTATTGCGGGAGACAAGCCAGCAGTACAAGGCAGTACAGCAGCTGATGAAGCGCCAGGATATTGAGGAACTGATCGTCGCCACGGATGCTGCGCGTGAAGGGGAGCTCTTGGCACGCTGGATTATGAATATGGCGGGCTGGAAAAAGCCGTTCCGGCGGCTGTGGATCTCTTCGCAGACGGATAAGGCCATTAAGGAAGGGTTCACGTCGCTGCGCCCCGGGCGGGATTTTGACCGGCTCTATGAATCAGCCCGCTGCCGTGCTGAAGCGGACTGGATGATCGGGCTTAATGTTACCCGGGCACTCACCTGCAAGTTCGGTGCGCCCCTGTCAGCCGGCCGGGTGCAGACACCGACTCTGGGCATGATTATGGACAGGGAGAATGAAATTACCGGCTTCCGTTCCCAGGAGTATGAGCAGCTGACTGCCGATTTCGGAAGCTTTCAGGCAGGCTGGCGTGCCCCGGGCGGGGACGGGCGTATTTTTGAGAAGGAGAAGGCAATTGCGCTTAAAGACAAGCTCACTGGAAGCACAGGACGGATCACAAAGGTGCAGAAAAGTGAAAAAATCGAGCCGCACCCGCTGGCTTATGATCTTACAGAGCTGCAGCGGGATGCTAACCGTAAGTTCGGATTCTCGGCCAAGCAGACCTCGAGTGTGCTGCAGCGGCTGTATGAGCAGCATAAGCTGGTTACTTACCCTCGTACGGATAGCCGCTATCTGACTTCCGATATGACAGGGACTCTGAAGGAACGTCTGGATAGCGTTGCAGTCGGCCCTTATGCGGCATTAGCACGGCCGCTGCTGCGTAAGCCGCTGCCGATAACGAAACGGATCGTGGATGACAGCAAGGTAAGCGATCATCATGCGATTATTCCAACCGAACAGACGGTTCTGCTGAATCTGCTCAGTGCAGAGGAGCGGAAGCTCTATGATCTGATTGTCCGCCGCTTTATCAGCCTATTCTATCCCCCCGCCCGTTATGATGCCGTTGCAGTAACGGTAACCGTTGAAGGAGAGAGCTTTCATGTCAAAGGCACGACAGTAAAGGATGCCGGCTGGCGTGAGGTTTATGGCGGAGATATGAGCAGTGATGAAGATGAGGAGAATACGGCAGAGGAGCCGGCAGCCAGCACGGTGAAGCTGCCTGAGCTTCGCGAAGGCGAGACTGTAAAAGTGCAGCGCTGTAATATCCGTCCGGGGCGGACACAGCCGCCAAAGTGTTATAATGAAGCTTCACTGCTGACTCAGATGGAGAAGCACGGGCTGGGAACCCCGGCCACACGCGCAGATATCATCGAGAAGCTAGTTAGCTCAGACACGATTGAACGCCAAGGCAATCTGCTGCATCCGACCGGCAAGGGCAAACAGCTGATAGGACTGGTGTCGGCGCAGCTGCGCACACCGGAGCTGACCGCGCGCTGGGAAGCCGAACTCGAGAAGATCGCCCGCGGGCAGGGTAAGCCGGAGCCTTTCCTTCAGGGTATCCGCAGTATGGCACAGGAGCTAGTATCCGGTGTTAAGAGCAGCGGAGCGGAATACAAACCGCATAACGTCTCCAGCAGCCATTGTCCGGAATGCGGAACAAGGATGTTAGAAAAGAAGACGAAGCGCGGCAAGCTTCTGGTATGTCCGGCAGACGGCTGCGGTTATACCCGGGCAGGAGAGAAGAAGCTGTCCAACCGGCGCTGTCCGCAATGCCATAAGAAAATGGAGCTCAAAGAGGGCAAGGCTGGGCTCTACGTACAGTGTTTGGGCTGCGGAATAACCGAAACCATGGATAAGGACCATAAACATATCAATAAGCGTGAGCAGCAAAAGCTGGTACAGCAGTATAGCAAGCCGGAAAGTGTAGGCTCAAATCTTGGCGATCTGCTCAAAGCCGCTATGGAAGCAAAGGCAAAGGGAGAATAG
- a CDS encoding MFS transporter, which yields MVPSEAGKQYDQEQETAGPSNGKGSSRIFFLAIVFMFWFSSYIYVPVLSPYVEHLGASYIMVGAVLGVYGLMQILFRLPIGIGSDYLNRRRPFIYLGLIASGTSCLIFMAGADPVWALVARAVSGIAASAWVVYSVMFAGYFPKEEAGRAMGMLQFTTVIAQLSSMMISGYMVEHWGWSTPFIAGSIVAVLAMLLALRLPEQRQAKREGGIRLRDLAGVIKEPLLVKVSLLSVLAHCVLFITMFGYTPNQALDIGASKESLGWLTLSFMVPHAAATLYGSRMFGRLLGDRGTLLLGFAGSALFTLLITSMPTLAALCATQVGNGFMQGLIFPLLLGKSVAGVESFKRATAMGFYQAVYAFGMSGGPFVAGWMSAAYGLRGGFWLGGFAAALAAVLSWVWIREPAAASKKLHRAG from the coding sequence GTGGTACCTTCAGAAGCAGGTAAGCAGTATGATCAGGAACAAGAAACAGCTGGGCCTTCTAATGGAAAAGGAAGCAGCCGGATTTTCTTTTTAGCTATCGTATTTATGTTCTGGTTCTCTTCATATATTTATGTTCCGGTACTCTCACCGTATGTGGAGCATCTCGGTGCTTCTTATATCATGGTCGGTGCGGTACTTGGTGTGTACGGGCTGATGCAGATTCTGTTCCGGCTGCCGATCGGCATCGGGTCGGATTATCTGAACCGGCGGCGGCCGTTCATTTATCTGGGCCTGATTGCTAGCGGCACGAGTTGTCTGATCTTTATGGCAGGCGCAGATCCGGTATGGGCACTGGTGGCACGCGCTGTGTCAGGGATTGCAGCCTCCGCATGGGTTGTGTACTCGGTAATGTTTGCTGGGTATTTTCCCAAGGAGGAAGCGGGGAGAGCGATGGGGATGCTGCAGTTCACCACCGTCATTGCCCAATTATCCAGCATGATGATCAGCGGCTACATGGTTGAGCATTGGGGCTGGAGCACTCCTTTTATAGCCGGAAGTATCGTAGCGGTACTTGCTATGCTGCTTGCGCTGCGTTTACCTGAACAGAGACAGGCGAAACGCGAAGGCGGGATCCGGCTCAGAGACCTGGCGGGTGTAATCAAGGAACCGCTGCTGGTCAAAGTCTCGCTATTGTCCGTTCTGGCGCATTGTGTTCTCTTCATTACCATGTTCGGCTACACGCCGAACCAGGCGCTTGATATAGGTGCGAGTAAGGAAAGCCTCGGCTGGTTAACGTTATCTTTCATGGTGCCGCATGCTGCAGCCACACTTTATGGCTCACGGATGTTTGGCAGGCTGCTCGGGGATAGAGGGACTCTGCTGCTGGGTTTTGCCGGGAGCGCGCTGTTTACCCTGCTGATCACGTCCATGCCGACGCTTGCGGCGCTGTGTGCGACACAGGTGGGGAACGGTTTTATGCAGGGGCTGATTTTTCCATTGCTGCTGGGCAAGTCGGTAGCAGGAGTAGAGTCGTTTAAAAGGGCTACAGCGATGGGCTTCTATCAGGCAGTCTATGCATTTGGCATGTCAGGAGGCCCTTTTGTGGCCGGGTGGATGAGTGCTGCCTATGGGCTCAGAGGCGGTTTTTGGCTGGGCGGATTTGCTGCGGCACTGGCTGCGGTATTATCCTGGGTATGGATTCGTGAGCCCGCAGCAGCTTCCAAAAAGCTTCACAGAGCGGGGTAG
- a CDS encoding DUF1294 domain-containing protein: protein MVRGVLLWFVLINIIAYVVMSEDKNKARARRERVPEKTLFLLAFMGGALGIWIAMYRKRHKTRHTSFRIGIPLLLLLNILLYGYFLR, encoded by the coding sequence ATGGTCAGGGGCGTGCTGCTGTGGTTTGTGCTAATTAATATCATCGCTTATGTGGTGATGTCCGAAGACAAGAATAAAGCCCGCGCGCGGCGCGAACGTGTGCCGGAGAAGACGCTGTTTCTGCTGGCGTTTATGGGCGGCGCACTAGGTATATGGATTGCGATGTACCGCAAACGGCATAAAACAAGGCATACTTCCTTCCGGATCGGAATTCCGCTGCTGCTGCTGCTTAACATTCTGCTGTATGGGTATTTTTTAAGATAG
- a CDS encoding universal stress protein → MLFSKILLAYDGSKASNQALERAIELAKVTPGSSIYVVHAFEFPRFFIGEALAPLPASVNKDYYDLAVQTTEEVKGRLEEEGLNATVELLQGSPAEVILNYAKEQNVDVIVIGSRGLGGIREFVLGSVSHNVVQSSRIPVLVVK, encoded by the coding sequence ATGTTATTCTCTAAAATTTTGCTCGCCTATGACGGTTCAAAAGCTTCCAATCAGGCATTGGAGCGGGCGATCGAACTGGCTAAGGTAACTCCCGGTTCCTCCATTTACGTCGTACACGCATTCGAATTCCCGCGGTTTTTCATCGGGGAAGCTCTCGCGCCTCTGCCGGCTTCAGTGAACAAGGATTATTATGATTTGGCAGTGCAGACCACCGAAGAAGTGAAGGGACGTCTGGAAGAGGAAGGTCTGAATGCGACTGTTGAGTTGCTGCAGGGTTCTCCTGCTGAAGTGATTCTGAATTATGCCAAGGAGCAGAATGTGGATGTTATTGTCATCGGCAGCCGCGGACTTGGGGGAATACGTGAATTTGTCCTGGGCAGCGTAAGCCATAATGTGGTACAAAGCTCCCGGATTCCGGTACTGGTCGTAAAATAA
- the purE gene encoding 5-(carboxyamino)imidazole ribonucleotide mutase, whose amino-acid sequence MSLQVGVIMGSKTDWETMEHACAVLEELKVPYEKRVISAHRTPDLMFRYAEEAAARGLRVIIAGAGGAAHLPGMVAAKTILPVIGVPVQTKALNGLDSLLSIVQMPGGIPVATVAIGRAGATNAGLLAAQIIGAFDPEVQGRVQQRREAIEREVLESSDSL is encoded by the coding sequence ATGTCTTTGCAGGTTGGGGTTATCATGGGCAGCAAAACCGATTGGGAAACGATGGAGCATGCCTGTGCCGTGCTGGAAGAGCTGAAAGTTCCGTATGAGAAAAGAGTCATCTCTGCACATCGTACGCCGGATCTGATGTTCCGCTATGCGGAGGAAGCGGCAGCACGTGGCCTCCGGGTTATTATTGCCGGAGCGGGCGGTGCAGCACATCTGCCGGGCATGGTCGCGGCAAAGACGATTCTGCCCGTTATCGGTGTGCCGGTGCAGACCAAAGCACTGAACGGCCTGGATTCGCTGCTATCTATCGTACAGATGCCGGGAGGGATCCCGGTGGCCACGGTGGCGATTGGCCGTGCCGGGGCAACCAATGCAGGGCTGCTTGCTGCGCAGATCATCGGCGCCTTTGATCCGGAGGTACAAGGCAGGGTGCAGCAGCGTCGTGAGGCAATAGAGCGCGAAGTGCTGGAAAGCAGCGATAGCTTATGA
- the purK gene encoding 5-(carboxyamino)imidazole ribonucleotide synthase, which produces MRQEELRAGALDAARTLLPGRTTIGVLGGGQLGRMMALAGSAMGYRFVALDPASDAPCGQVTPQITAAYNDRGAARELAQRADVITYEFENVDAGVAALLTEESYVPQGSELLYTTQHRLREKAAIEAAGVPVAPYRKVGSLAELTAAAADLGLPCVLKTATGGYDGKGQAVIRQTEELEAAFRQVAPGAEAQHGESEAPELVLEKFVKFKCEISVIAARSTSGEVKSFPPAENIHVDNILHLSIVPARVSEEIQQRACGLAERLVSGLNAVGLLAVEMFVTEDGELFVNELAPRPHNSGHYTMDACMTSQFEQHIRAICNLPLGETTLLTPVVMVNVLGQHLDGVIQRTGHPDETAKRLGIAPKLHIYGKTESKNGRKMGHINLLCKDTGDGLSWVEQTNLWRN; this is translated from the coding sequence ATGAGGCAGGAAGAATTGAGGGCCGGCGCTTTGGATGCAGCCCGCACGCTGCTGCCGGGCCGGACGACGATCGGCGTGCTCGGCGGCGGCCAGCTCGGCCGCATGATGGCGCTGGCCGGCAGCGCCATGGGGTACCGCTTCGTGGCGCTGGACCCTGCGTCCGATGCGCCCTGCGGGCAGGTAACGCCGCAGATCACCGCGGCTTACAATGACCGCGGCGCGGCGCGGGAGCTGGCGCAGCGCGCGGACGTCATCACGTACGAGTTCGAGAACGTCGACGCCGGCGTAGCCGCCTTGCTGACGGAGGAATCGTACGTGCCGCAGGGCAGCGAGCTGCTGTATACGACGCAGCACAGGCTGCGCGAGAAGGCCGCGATCGAGGCTGCGGGCGTGCCCGTTGCCCCGTACCGCAAGGTCGGCAGCCTGGCGGAGCTTACCGCCGCGGCTGCCGACCTGGGCCTGCCCTGTGTGCTAAAGACCGCCACAGGGGGATATGACGGCAAGGGACAAGCCGTCATCCGCCAGACAGAGGAGCTGGAAGCAGCCTTCCGGCAGGTCGCACCCGGTGCAGAAGCGCAGCACGGCGAATCCGAAGCGCCTGAGCTGGTGCTGGAGAAATTCGTGAAATTCAAGTGTGAAATTTCCGTCATTGCCGCGCGCAGCACCTCTGGTGAAGTGAAGAGCTTCCCGCCGGCGGAGAACATCCATGTGGACAACATCCTGCACCTGTCCATTGTGCCGGCACGTGTCTCCGAGGAGATCCAGCAGCGGGCCTGCGGGTTAGCCGAACGGCTGGTGTCCGGACTGAATGCAGTCGGACTGCTGGCTGTGGAGATGTTCGTTACGGAAGATGGGGAATTATTCGTCAATGAGCTGGCTCCGCGGCCCCATAATTCGGGGCATTATACTATGGACGCCTGCATGACCTCGCAATTCGAGCAGCATATCCGGGCGATCTGCAACTTGCCTCTCGGTGAGACTACACTGCTTACGCCGGTGGTCATGGTGAATGTGCTTGGACAGCATTTAGACGGAGTGATTCAGCGGACCGGACATCCGGATGAAACGGCAAAACGGCTTGGGATTGCTCCCAAGCTTCATATATATGGCAAGACCGAGAGCAAAAACGGCCGCAAAATGGGCCATATCAACCTGCTCTGCAAGGATACCGGCGACGGATTGTCCTGGGTAGAGCAAACTAACCTTTGGAGGAACTGA
- the purB gene encoding adenylosuccinate lyase: MIERYSRPEMRAIWTEENKFNAWLEVEICACEAWAELGVIPQEDAAKLRKDAKFDIDRINEIELETRHDVIAFTRAVSESLGAERKWVHYGLTSTDVVDTALGYLLRQANEILEKDIINFIEILKDKAVAYKDTPMMGRTHGVHAEPTTFGLKMALWYEEMKRNLERFRHAAKGVQFGKISGAVGTYANIDPFVEEFVCKKLGTSPAPISTQTLQRDRHAEYMATLALVATSLDKFATEIRALQKSEIREVEEAFAKGQKGSSAMPHKRNPIGCENISGLSRVIRGHMVTAYENVPLWHERDISHSSVERIILPDATMLLNYMLNRFGNIVKNLTVFPENMKRNMNRTFGVPFSGRILTKLIDKGFSREQAYDTVQPRAMQAWEEQTQFRDIVEATPEITAVLSPEEIDDAFNPSWHLKHVDTIFRKLELI, translated from the coding sequence ATGATCGAACGTTACAGCAGACCTGAGATGCGGGCCATTTGGACCGAAGAAAATAAATTCAATGCGTGGCTTGAAGTAGAAATTTGTGCTTGTGAAGCGTGGGCTGAGCTGGGAGTTATTCCGCAGGAAGATGCCGCCAAGCTGCGTAAGGATGCGAAATTTGATATTGACCGTATTAATGAGATCGAACTTGAAACCCGCCATGACGTAATTGCCTTCACGCGTGCCGTATCGGAGAGCCTGGGTGCAGAACGCAAATGGGTACATTACGGCCTAACCTCCACAGACGTTGTGGATACGGCACTCGGTTACCTGCTGCGTCAGGCGAACGAGATCCTGGAGAAGGACATCATTAATTTCATTGAGATCCTCAAAGATAAAGCAGTGGCTTATAAAGATACCCCAATGATGGGACGTACCCACGGTGTTCATGCTGAGCCAACAACCTTCGGTCTCAAAATGGCATTGTGGTATGAGGAAATGAAACGGAACCTGGAGCGCTTCCGTCATGCCGCTAAAGGCGTTCAATTCGGTAAAATTTCAGGTGCAGTCGGCACCTATGCCAACATCGACCCGTTCGTGGAAGAATTCGTCTGCAAGAAGCTGGGAACCAGCCCGGCTCCGATCTCGACACAGACGCTGCAGCGTGACCGCCATGCTGAATATATGGCTACACTTGCACTGGTAGCAACATCGCTCGACAAATTTGCCACCGAAATCCGTGCTCTGCAAAAGAGCGAGATCCGTGAGGTGGAAGAGGCTTTCGCCAAAGGTCAAAAAGGCTCCTCCGCAATGCCGCACAAACGTAACCCGATCGGCTGCGAAAATATTTCCGGCCTGTCCCGCGTGATCCGCGGCCACATGGTTACAGCTTACGAGAACGTGCCGCTCTGGCATGAGCGCGATATCTCGCACTCGTCAGTAGAACGGATTATCCTGCCGGATGCAACGATGCTGCTGAACTACATGCTAAACCGCTTTGGCAACATCGTGAAGAACCTGACCGTGTTCCCGGAAAATATGAAGCGCAACATGAACCGCACCTTTGGCGTTCCGTTCTCGGGCCGCATCCTGACCAAGCTGATCGACAAAGGCTTCAGCCGCGAGCAGGCATACGATACCGTGCAGCCGCGTGCGATGCAGGCCTGGGAAGAACAGACCCAGTTCCGTGATATCGTCGAAGCTACTCCGGAGATCACTGCTGTGCTTAGTCCGGAAGAAATCGACGATGCCTTCAATCCTTCCTGGCACCTTAAGCATGTGGACACCATTTTCCGCAAGCTGGAACTTATCTAA
- a CDS encoding phosphoribosylaminoimidazolesuccinocarboxamide synthase — MTYPAVSTAVDLVNAPLLYKGKVRELYDLGEHVLIVVTDRISAFDYVLDPAVPDKGNVLNRLSAFWFGQTKNLIENHVVHIDVDQLGDIVRDREALKNRVMVVRKAERIDIECVVRGCITGGGWRQYQETGKVNGIELPKGLRKNAVLAEPIFTPAAKNDVGHDEDIPFEQMQEQIGAELALELKEKSLKLFAFAREYCNERGIILADCKFEFGLLDGKVILIDEIFTPDASRFWAKDKYALDIEIDSMDKEPVRTYLSASSWDKNSTPDPLPPEVVEETSRRYLDIYHRLTGKDL, encoded by the coding sequence ATGACATACCCTGCCGTTTCCACGGCTGTGGATCTCGTAAATGCACCGCTGCTCTATAAAGGAAAGGTTCGCGAATTGTACGATTTGGGGGAGCATGTACTGATCGTCGTTACGGACCGGATCTCAGCGTTTGACTATGTGCTCGACCCGGCGGTGCCGGACAAAGGCAATGTGCTGAACCGGCTAAGCGCCTTCTGGTTCGGCCAGACCAAAAATCTTATTGAAAACCATGTGGTACACATTGATGTGGATCAGCTCGGAGACATTGTACGGGACCGCGAGGCACTCAAAAACCGCGTCATGGTCGTACGCAAGGCGGAGCGGATAGATATTGAATGTGTGGTGCGCGGCTGCATTACAGGCGGAGGCTGGCGTCAGTATCAGGAGACCGGAAAAGTTAACGGTATTGAGCTTCCCAAAGGACTGCGCAAAAACGCAGTGCTGGCGGAGCCGATTTTTACCCCTGCGGCTAAAAATGATGTAGGACACGATGAAGACATTCCTTTCGAGCAGATGCAGGAGCAGATTGGTGCGGAACTGGCGCTTGAGCTGAAGGAGAAAAGCCTGAAGCTGTTTGCTTTTGCCAGAGAATATTGCAACGAGCGCGGCATCATCCTCGCGGACTGCAAATTCGAATTCGGCCTGCTGGACGGTAAAGTGATTTTGATCGATGAGATTTTTACGCCGGATGCTTCACGCTTCTGGGCTAAAGATAAATATGCGCTGGATATTGAAATTGACAGCATGGACAAGGAGCCGGTCCGGACGTATCTCTCCGCATCCTCCTGGGACAAGAACAGCACGCCGGATCCGCTGCCGCCTGAAGTGGTGGAAGAAACCAGCCGCCGTTACTTGGATATCTATCACCGTCTTACCGGCAAGGATTTATAA
- the purS gene encoding phosphoribosylformylglycinamidine synthase subunit PurS encodes MLKATVYVTIKKSVLDPQGVAVQGALHSVGFQEVESLRIGKYMELTLDTDNRAEAEGRLKEMCEKLLANTVIEDYRYELED; translated from the coding sequence ATGTTAAAAGCGACAGTCTATGTCACCATCAAGAAAAGCGTGCTCGATCCCCAAGGTGTAGCAGTGCAGGGGGCGCTGCATTCGGTAGGTTTCCAGGAAGTCGAAAGTCTGCGCATCGGCAAATACATGGAGCTGACTCTCGATACGGACAACCGCGCTGAAGCGGAAGGACGCCTGAAGGAAATGTGCGAAAAGCTGCTGGCCAACACGGTGATCGAGGATTACCGCTACGAATTGGAGGACTAA
- the purQ gene encoding phosphoribosylformylglycinamidine synthase subunit PurQ, which yields MKFAVLVFPGSNCDIDCYKAVEDSLGEPVDYVWHTATDLSAYDCILVPGGFSYGDYLRCGAISRFAPVMAEVAKAVEQGKFVLGICNGFQILTEAGLLPGALRRNMSMKFRCHDTVLKVVNNTTPFTVDYAKDEEIVIPIAHGEGNYYCDEETLASLKANNQIVFTYKGNPNGSVADIAGISNVAGNVVGMMPHPERAANSLLGSEDGKRMFTSILKTWRDRYDAASIR from the coding sequence ATGAAATTTGCTGTACTTGTCTTTCCAGGCTCCAATTGCGACATTGACTGCTACAAAGCAGTAGAGGACAGCCTTGGTGAACCTGTAGATTATGTGTGGCATACCGCGACTGACTTGTCGGCGTATGACTGCATTCTCGTGCCGGGCGGTTTCTCTTATGGTGACTATCTGCGCTGCGGCGCGATTTCCCGGTTTGCTCCGGTAATGGCCGAAGTGGCCAAAGCGGTGGAGCAGGGCAAATTCGTGCTCGGCATCTGCAACGGGTTCCAGATTCTGACCGAAGCGGGGCTGCTGCCAGGTGCACTGCGCCGTAATATGTCCATGAAGTTCCGCTGTCATGACACGGTGCTTAAGGTCGTTAATAACACAACCCCGTTTACGGTTGATTATGCGAAGGATGAAGAAATTGTTATTCCGATCGCACATGGCGAAGGCAATTATTACTGTGATGAAGAGACTTTGGCATCGCTCAAAGCAAACAATCAGATCGTATTCACATACAAGGGCAACCCTAACGGCTCGGTAGCCGATATTGCGGGGATTAGCAACGTCGCAGGCAATGTAGTAGGCATGATGCCTCACCCGGAACGCGCTGCGAACAGCCTGCTGGGTTCGGAAGACGGCAAACGGATGTTTACATCCATTCTCAAGACATGGAGGGATCGTTATGACGCAGCAAGTATCCGCTAA